A section of the Pimelobacter simplex genome encodes:
- a CDS encoding GNAT family N-acetyltransferase, with the protein MITIEPVDVERDLDLLHAWVTHPRSVYWMMQGASRDDVREEYDGIAANAHHHAWLGRVDGRPAFLAETYDPAFSPLAGLPEIADGDLGMHVLVAPPVGQPEPGFTTRVFTAVVAHCFADPAVRRVVVEPDVRNDAIRAKNIAAGFVELREVALEAKTSMLSACTREAFATATGADHLTPALMDRAQRHLVAKALGEFAHERLVVPTPVPGEDRWRVVAGPSSYTFAARRHLLDHWVVDAASIERHRDGAVAAPDAQELVAELAPTLGIPDQLLPTYLEELAATLAAGTWKLRHRRVPVARLVDAGYQELESAMTEGHPAFVANNGRIGFSLDDYRAYAPETGQPVRLHWLAARRALAPLSLAADGTEAALYDGELAPSVRDRFAQRLRGLGLDPADYRYLPVHPWQWQHKLAITFAPDVARRDLVHLGEGEDDHHPQQSIRTFFNGSRPERHYVKTALAIQNMGFVRGLSPAYMAATPAINDWVASVVHADDELRGCGFEVLRELAAIGYTGDAFHRTAGPSPYRKMIAALWRESPVPRTPAGEQLTTMAALLHRDADGDALVTAWIKASPVDAATWVRAYLRAYLRPLVHCLHAYDLAFMPHGENLLLRLRDHVPVGAFMKDIGEEVAVMGDLPLPAEVERIRGSFPDDVKALAVHTDVFDGVLRFVAAILDDDGMLLETEFWAIARATIEEHAADHPELAEAAARYDLLRPEFRHSCLNRLQLRNTLQMVDLTDQAESLIFAGTLANPVAVAP; encoded by the coding sequence GTGATCACGATCGAGCCGGTCGACGTCGAGCGCGACCTCGACCTGCTCCACGCGTGGGTCACCCACCCCCGCTCGGTCTACTGGATGATGCAGGGCGCGAGCCGCGACGACGTCCGCGAGGAGTACGACGGCATCGCGGCCAACGCCCACCACCACGCCTGGCTGGGCCGGGTCGACGGGCGCCCGGCGTTCCTCGCCGAGACCTACGACCCGGCCTTCTCGCCCCTGGCCGGGCTGCCCGAGATCGCTGACGGGGACCTGGGCATGCACGTCCTCGTCGCACCCCCCGTCGGGCAGCCCGAGCCAGGCTTCACCACGCGGGTGTTCACCGCCGTGGTGGCGCACTGCTTCGCCGATCCGGCCGTGCGCCGGGTCGTGGTCGAGCCCGACGTGCGCAACGACGCCATCCGCGCCAAGAACATCGCGGCCGGTTTCGTCGAGCTGCGCGAGGTCGCGCTGGAGGCCAAGACCAGCATGCTCTCGGCCTGCACCCGCGAGGCGTTCGCCACCGCGACCGGGGCGGACCATCTGACGCCCGCGTTGATGGACCGCGCCCAGCGGCACCTGGTCGCCAAGGCGCTGGGGGAGTTCGCGCACGAGCGGCTGGTCGTGCCGACACCGGTGCCGGGCGAGGACCGCTGGCGGGTGGTGGCCGGCCCGTCGTCGTACACCTTCGCGGCGCGGCGGCACCTGCTCGACCACTGGGTCGTCGATGCCGCGTCGATCGAGCGGCACCGCGACGGCGCGGTCGCCGCCCCGGACGCCCAGGAGCTCGTCGCCGAGCTGGCGCCCACGCTGGGGATCCCGGACCAGCTGCTGCCGACCTATCTCGAGGAGCTCGCCGCCACGCTGGCCGCGGGCACCTGGAAGCTGCGCCACCGGCGGGTGCCGGTCGCGCGGTTGGTCGACGCCGGCTACCAGGAGCTGGAGTCGGCGATGACCGAGGGACATCCGGCGTTCGTCGCCAACAACGGGCGGATCGGGTTCTCCCTCGACGACTACCGCGCCTACGCGCCCGAGACCGGGCAGCCCGTGCGGCTGCACTGGCTCGCCGCCCGGCGCGCGCTGGCGCCGCTCTCGCTCGCGGCCGACGGCACCGAGGCCGCCCTGTACGACGGCGAGCTGGCGCCGTCGGTCCGCGACCGCTTCGCGCAGCGGCTGCGCGGGCTCGGCCTGGACCCGGCCGACTACCGCTACCTGCCCGTGCACCCGTGGCAGTGGCAGCACAAGCTGGCGATCACGTTCGCGCCCGATGTCGCCCGGCGCGACCTCGTCCACCTCGGCGAGGGCGAGGACGACCACCACCCGCAGCAGTCGATCCGCACGTTCTTCAACGGCAGCCGGCCCGAGCGGCACTACGTGAAGACCGCGCTCGCGATCCAGAACATGGGCTTCGTGCGGGGGCTCTCGCCCGCCTACATGGCGGCGACGCCGGCGATCAACGACTGGGTCGCCTCGGTCGTGCACGCCGACGACGAACTGCGCGGGTGCGGCTTCGAGGTGCTGCGCGAGCTGGCGGCGATCGGCTACACGGGCGATGCCTTCCACCGCACGGCCGGGCCGTCGCCGTACCGGAAGATGATCGCGGCGCTGTGGCGCGAGAGCCCGGTCCCGCGCACGCCCGCGGGGGAGCAGCTCACCACCATGGCCGCGCTGCTGCACCGCGACGCCGACGGCGACGCCCTGGTGACGGCGTGGATCAAGGCCTCGCCCGTGGACGCGGCGACGTGGGTGCGCGCCTACCTGCGGGCCTACCTGCGCCCGCTCGTGCACTGCCTGCACGCCTACGACCTGGCGTTCATGCCGCACGGCGAGAACCTCCTGCTGCGGCTGCGCGACCACGTCCCGGTCGGCGCGTTCATGAAGGACATCGGCGAGGAGGTCGCCGTGATGGGCGACCTGCCGCTGCCGGCCGAGGTCGAGCGGATCCGCGGCTCGTTCCCGGATGACGTCAAGGCGCTCGCCGTGCACACCGACGTCTTCGACGGCGTGCTGCGCTTCGTCGCCGCGATCCTGGACGACGACGGGATGCTCCTCGAGACGGAGTTCTGGGCGATCGCCCGGGCCACGATCGAGGAGCACGCCGCGGACCACCCCGAGCTGGCCGAGGCGGCGGCGCGCTACGACCTGCTCCGGCCGGAGTTCCGGCACAGCTGCCTCAACCGGCTCCAGCTGCGCAACACTCTTCAGATGGTCGACCTCACGGATCAGGCGGAGTCGTTGATCTTCGCCGGCACGCTCGCCAACCCGGTCGCGGTCGCGCCATGA